A genomic segment from Phragmites australis chromosome 6, lpPhrAust1.1, whole genome shotgun sequence encodes:
- the LOC133920972 gene encoding phosphoenolpyruvate carboxylase kinase 2-like, which translates to MSAGEEALRQAYVIGDEIGRGRFGTVRRCYAASTGEAFAVKSTDKAPLREADPFDLALAEQEPKVHLLVSAAPPASRHVVALHAAFEDADAVHLVLDLCAGGDLFALLSARGPLPEPEAADLMAQLADGLAGCHRRGVAHRDVKPDNVFFDASGVLKLGDFGSAEWFGDGRPMTGLVGTPYYVAPEVVAGREYSEKVDVWSAGVVLYMMLSGTVPFYGATAGEIFESVLRGNLRFPPRAFASTSPEAKDLIRRMLCKDVSRRFSAEQVLRHPWIVTRGGSAAR; encoded by the exons ATGAGTGCCGGCGAGGAGGCGTTGAGGCAGGCGTACGTCATCGGCGACGAGATCGGCCGCGGCCGCTTCGGCACCGTCCGCCGCTGCTACGCCGCCTCCACGGGGGAGGCCTTCGCCGTCAAGTCCACGGACAAGGCGCCGCTGCGGGAGGCGGACCCGTTCGACCTTGCGCTCGCCGAGCAGGAGCCCAAGGTCCACCTGCTCGTGTCCGCGGCCCCGCCGGCCAGCCGCCACGTCGTCGCGCTCCACGCCGCCTTCGAGGACGCCGACGCCGTCCACCTCGTGCTCGACCTCTGCGCAGGAGGGGATCTCTTCGCCCTCCTCTCCGCCCGTGGCCCGCTACCGGAGCCCGAGGCGGCCGACCTGATGGCGCAGCTCGCCGACGGGCTCGCCGGGTGCCACCGCCGCGGGGTCGCGCACCGCGACGTCAAGCCGGACAACGTCTTCTTCGACGCCAGCGGCGTGCTCAAGCTCGGCGACTTCGGGTCCGCGGAGTGGTTCGGGGACGGCCGGCCGATGACGGGGCTGGTCGGGACGCCGTACTACGTGGCGCCGGAGGTCGTGGCCGGGAGGGAGTACAGCGAGAAGGTGGACGTGTGGAGCGCCGGGGTTGTGCTCTACATGATGCTGTCGGGGACGGTGCCCTTCTACGGCGCCACTGCGGGGGAGATCTTCGAGTCCGTGCTCCGCGGCAACCTGCGTTTCCCGCCGCGCGCCTTCGCGTCCACCTCGCCGGAGGCCAAGGACCTTATTCGCCGCATGCTCTGCAAGGACGTCTCCAGAAGGTTCTCCGCCGAGCAAGTCCTAA GGCATCCTTGGATTGTGACTCGCGGGGGAAGTGCGGCGCGTTGA
- the LOC133920973 gene encoding E3 ubiquitin-protein ligase WAV3-like gives MESRWRKAKMSLGLNLCVYVPRTLEGDDASSPNTGSSTAALVSPVASSSSAATSAETTPTAALAEQSNGKVKGGAGALMPTTPTPTSAGLRLSKSGSKSFKKTCAICLTTMKPGQGHALFTAECSHTFHFHCISANVKHGSSSCPVCRIKWKELPFRGPLPAKLPLGNASPVNGHQNGGQMTILRPLPRARSSGRLHHLTTLLPDTDPSTFNDDEPLDLLCEATEDPQQGCLRTVEIKTYPEFTEVPENMSERSFTVLIHLKAPLAQHLQTPSNLGDGNGPNTNRAPVDLITVLDVSGSMAGTKLALLKRAMGFVIQNLGSSDRLSVIAFSSSARRLFPLRRMTESGRQQSLLAVNSLTSNGGTNIAEGLRKGSKVIEDRQAKNPVCSIILLSDGQDTYNVSPTAGVHKAAALEYCALLPSTNGNQQVPVHVFGFGADHDSVSLHSISQASGGTFSFIETEAAIQDAFAQCIGGLLSVVAQGLHLKVESLHPDVHFGSIRSGSYSSSIADDKRNGSIDVGDLYAEEERDFLVSVNVPPGHGETALLKVGCVYKDPLMKEAVNMADVQVNISRPAFVSVQSVSIEVDRQKNRLHAAEVMAEARFSAERGDLTNAVSLLEDCRRMIMGSASGQSGDRLCQALDAELKEMQDRMANRQRYEASGRAYVLSGLSSHSWQRATARGDSTDSESLIQAYQTSSMVDMLLRSQTMSRSSTPRQTPQMRHAKSFPARPQPR, from the exons ATGGAGAGCAGATGGAGGAAGGCCAAGATGTCCCTGGGGCTCAACCTCTGCGTCTACGTGCCCCGGACGCTGGAAGGCGACGATGCCAGCTCGCCGAACACCGGGTCCTCCACGGCGGCGCTGGTGTCGCCGGTGGCGTCCTCGTCATCTGCTGCGACGAGCGCGGAGACCACACCTACGGCTGCTTTGGCGGAGCAGAGCAACGGCAAAGTAaaaggcggcgccggcgcgctGATGCCGACCACCCCGACGCCGACCTCCGCCGGACTCCGCCTCTCCAAATCCGGCAGCAAATCCTTCAAG AAAACATGTGCCATATGCTTGACCACAATGAAGCCTGGTCAGGGCCATGCGCTCTTCACAGCAGAGTGCTCACATACCTTCcacttccattgtatttctgcAAATGTTAAGCATGGAAGCAGCAGTTGCCCAGTTTGCCGTATCAAATGGAAGGAGCTTCCATTTCGAGGTCCCTTGCCTGCTAAATTGCCTCTAGGAAATGCAAGTCCAGTTAATGGGCACCAAAATGGAGGCCAGATGACCATATTGCGACCGCTTCCTCGTGCCCGATCTTCTGGTCGACTTCATCATCTGACTACTTTGCTGCCTGACACTGACCCAAGTACTTTCAACGATGATGAACCCTTGGACTTGTTGTGTGAAGCAACTGAAGACCCTCAGCAGGGCTGTTTGAGAACAGTGGAGATAAAGACATATCCTGAGTTCACCGAAGTACCTGAAAATATGTCAGAAAGAAGCTTCACTGTTCTAATTCATCTTAAGGCACCACTTGCTCAGCATCTGCAGACACCCAGCAATCTTGGAGATGGCAATGGGCCGAACACAAATCGAGCCCCTGTTGATCTCATCACAGTTCTTGATGTCAGCGGAAGCATGGCTGGTACCAAACTGGCTTTGTTGAAGAGGGCTATGGGGTTTGTCATTCAGAACCTTGGCTCCTCAGATCGGCTTTCCGTCATCGCCTTCTCATCATCCGCACGCAGGCTCTTCCCACTTCGTAGGATGACCGAGTCTGGTCGGCAGCAAAGCTTGCTGGCTGTTAATTCATTGACGTCAAATGGTGGGACCAATATTGCAGAGGGGCTCAGGAAAGGCTCCAAGGTGATCGAAGATCGGCAGGCCAAGAATCCAGTCTGCAGCATCATCCTTTTATCAGATGGTCAAGATACTTATAACGTCTCACCAACTGCTGGTGTACATAAAGCAGCAGCACTAGAGTATTGTGCGCTCTTGCCGTCCACTAATGGTAACCAGCAGGTACCTGTTCATGTCTTTGGATTTGGTGCTGACCATGACTCAGTCTCGCTGCACTCCATCTCACAAGCATCTGGTGGGACCTTTTCGTTCATTGAGACGGAGGCTGCTATCCAGGATGCATTTGCACAATGCATTGGTGGGCTTTTGAGCGTAGTTGCACAGGGTCTGCATTTAAAAGTAGAGAGCCTCCACCCTGACGTGCACTTTGGCTCCATCAGATCAGGCAGCTACTCTAGCAGTATTGCAGATGATAAGAGGAATGGGTCCATAGATGTAGGAGACTTGTATGCCGAAGAGGAAAGGGATTTTCTTGTGTCTGTAAACGTTCCCCCTGGCCATGGGGAAACGGCACTTCTCAAAGTTGGCTGTGTCTACAAAGATCCATTGATGAAGGAGGCTGTGAATATGGCTGATGTGCAAGTGAACATCTCCAGGCCAGCATTCGTCTCAGTACAAAGCGTGTCAATAGAGGTGGACCGCCAAAAGAACCGTCTTCATGCAGCTGAGGTCATGGCTGAAGCAAGGTTTTCTGCAGAGCGTGGTGACCTGACAAATGCTGTTTCTTTATTAGAAGACTGCCGGAGAATGATCATGGGATCGGCTTCGGGACAGTCCGGTGATCGTCTGTGCCAAGCTTTGGATGCTGAGCTGAAGGAGATGCAAGATAGGATGGCCAATCGCCAAAGGTATGAGGCATCCGGTCGGGCATACGTCCTCTCAGGCTTGAGCTCCCACTCATGGCAGAGAGCAACCGCACGTGGTGATTCAACAGACAGTGAGAGCCTTATCCAGGCCTATCAAACTTCATCCATGGTCGACATGCTTCTGCGCTCGCAGACAATGAGCCGCTCGTCAACCCCTCGCCAAACTCCACAGATGAGGCACGCGAAATCATTCCCAGCACGCCCGCAGCCAAGGTAA
- the LOC133920974 gene encoding uncharacterized protein LOC133920974, protein MARARCFVIGGRRWYTSWGKWVRGWAIFFFLGGDSVYSSIVPASLCGDVHERRVYICELFEDGWIPDPCKVCLFLKIGILILVSAVPGYFPCAWKLVGQSLCSMLQRNIADRCHPRVAAESTRSRRRVKKLERPNLLVTTIRQGGRGAKAVGKYISVGGVAGARHHHAFHFGFTIFSLISEKTKF, encoded by the exons ATGGCGAGAGCAAGGTGTTTTGTAATTGGGGGTAGGCGATGGTATACGTCCTGGGGAAAATGGGTTAGAGGGTGggctatttttttcttccttggCGGTGACTCGGTATACTCCAGTATTGTACCAGCTTCTTTGTGTGGTGATGTACATGAGAGAAGGGTATACATTTGTGAACTCTTTGAGGATGGATGGATACCTGATCCTTGCAAGGTTTGCCTCTTCCTGAAAATTGGGATTCTGATCCTGGTCTCTGCTGTGCCTGGCTATTTTCCATGTGCTTGGAAATTGGTTGGGCAATCCTTGTGTTCCATGTTGCAGAGAAATATTGCAG ATCGGTGTCATCCACGCGTAGCTGCTGAATCCACAAG ATCCCGGCGCCGTGTCAAGAAATTGGAGCGACCTAACCTGCTTGTAACCACGATCAGGCAGGGTGGGCGCGGTGCCAAGGCGGTGGGGAAATACATAAGCGTCGGAGGAGTCGCCGGCGCCCGTCACCACCATGCATTTCATTTtggttttacaattttttcattgATCAGTGAAAAGACCAAATTTTAG
- the LOC133920975 gene encoding clathrin interactor EPSIN 2-like, translating into MKKVFDQTVRDLKREVNKKVLKVPGIEQKILDATSNEPWGPHGSLLADIAQATQNYHEYQMIMNIVWKRINDTGKNWRHVYKGLIVLDYLVAHGTERVIDDIREHAYQISALADFQYIDSAGRDQGSNVRRKSQSLVSLVNDKERIQEVRQKALATRDKYRSAFATSGTHRSPGGYGGGYDNDRYEGGRYDNRNGYGREREYGYRDDDRYGGPGDTPNREGDRYSRDSNERYGRDYREDEFKGSGSNHEYAEGSGRRSYGRERDSYGDDEAYSSRGRGNNADGTTQDERPIERKLSNQQIASPPPNYEDVTRDGQDKLHDDRNGASVPAAVPKVSSPSVSRTTVPAGQVNCVHDNAVEDVPAPPAAHAEPNGFDEFDPRGSIPDSSPAVNPSPVVNSLEMDLFGSDPMSSLALVSVPQPTTTANVEPPTNSGFETNSFMGMPPTSTGFGEIDASNPFGDPTPFKAVHEESPAVSQTNAAPAGSFQATRPGADANPFQPASVASFGFGDTLGDPTFASSVASEQQDIFANTTSLPSEVSPANPSAVPQQSVQTYVPSQAPQPAVAGPSPVTHAAPTTFSPQAPQAMAPNPHAIPQAVRTFTYLQAPHSAPANSSPIPQAVPTSFAPSQVPQPAAAPNLPSGQSNFFMQPASGAGIDSLSGVPTQNGAPSYFPSQPSQLTALANQQLSQPNFLPQTGTSAPQPALISRGSSQPLGVPNSMPSGANFSLQLSSASPPETIISALQVSQTEPVKKFEPRSTVWADTLSRGLVDLNISGPKANPHADIGVDFDSINRKEKRQEKKTNQPPLVSTVTMGKAMGAGSGIGRAGAGVVAPPSNPMGAGRGMGMGAGYGGGMGMNRPMGMGMGMGMIQQQPMGMGMGMIQQQPMGMNQGMPMRPPMGMGPGGMPGGGYNPMGTAYGGQQPYGGYR; encoded by the exons ATGAAGAAAGTGTTCGATCAAACGGTCCGGGACTT AAAAAGAGAGGTGAATAAGAAGGTCCTCAAGGTGCCTGGAATAGAACAAAAG ATTCTTGATGCCACAAGCAACGAGCCATGGGGCCCACATGGATCTCTCCTGGCTGACATTGCTCAAGCCACGCAGAACTA TCATGAGTATCAGATGATCATGAATATTGTGTGGAAGAGGATCAATGACACTGGTAAAAATTGGCGGCATGTTTACAAG GGTTTGATTGTCTTGGATTACCTGGTGGCTCATGGTACTGAGCGAGTTATTGATGACATTAGAGAGCATGCTTATCAGATATCG GCACTTGCTGACTTCCAGTATATTGATTCTGCTGGGAGAGATCAAGGTAGCAATGTACGACGGAAATCCCAGAGCCTTGTTAGTTTAGTTAATGATAAGGAAAGAATACAGGAAGTAAGGCAGAAAGCACTTGCTACCAGGGATAA GTACCGGAGTGCATTTGCCACTAGTGGAACACACAGGAGCCCAGGTGGATACGGTGGTGGTTATGACAATGATCGCTATGAAGGTGGTAGATACGATAACAGAAATGGATATGGAAGGGAAAGAGAATATGGATATAGGGACGATGACAGATATGGTGGTCCTGGAGATACACCCAATCGGGAAGGAGATCGTTATTCCAGGGATTCTAATGAACGCTATGGTAGAGATTATAGAGAAGATGAATTTAAAGGAAGTGGTAGCAACCATGAATATGCTGAAGGATCAGGTCGCAGGAGCTATGGTCGAGAGAGGGATTCATATGGGGATGACGAAGCTTATTCATCCCG TGGCCGTGGCAACAACGCTGATGGGACTACTCAGGATGAGAG GCCTATAGAACGAAAGCTTTCTAACCAGCAGATTGCTTCACCACCACCAAACTACGAAGATGTTACAAGAGATGGCCAGGATAAGCTTCATGATGATAG AAATGGAGCAAGTGTGCCAGCTGCTGTACCAAAGGTGTCATCTCCTTCTGTTTCTAGAACAACTGTTCCTGCAGGACAGGTGAATTGTGTTCATGATAATGCTGTCGAAGATGTACCTGCACCACCAGCTGCTCATGCTGAACCTAATGGATTTGATGAGTTTGACCCACGTGGATCAATACCAG ATTCTTCCCCTGCAGTGAACCCCTCACCAGTGGTGAATAGCTTGGAGATGGATTTATTTGGATCTGATCCTATGAGTTCGCTAGCTTTGGTATCTGTGCCTCAACCGACTACCACAGCAAATGTTGAGCCACCAACAAATTCAGGTTTTGAGACGAATAGTTTCATGGGCATGCCACCGACTTCCACTGGATTCGGCGAG ATTGATGCTTCAAATCCTTTTGGGGATCCTACTCCTTTCAAGGCAGTTCATGAAGAAAGTCCGGCAGTTTCTCAGACAAATGCTGCACCTGCTGGTTCTTTCCAGGCCACCAGACCTGGTGCAGATGCAAACCCTTTCCAGCCTGCTTCAGTCGCAAGCTTTGGTTTTGGAGATACTCTTGGTGATCCCACTTTTGCGTCTAGTGTTGCATCTGAACAGCAAGATATTTTTGCAAACACAACCTCCTTGCCTTCAGAAGTATCACCTGCAAATCCATCTGCGGTTCCTCAACAGTCAGTTCAAACTTATGTTCCctctcaggcacctcagcctgCAGTTGCTGGCCCATCACCTGTTACTCACGCTGCTCCCACAACATTTTCTCCTCAAGCACCTCAAGCAATGGCACCAAATCCACATGCAATTCCTCAGGCTGTTCGCACGTTTACTTATTTGCAAGCACCTCATTCTGCACCCGCCAACTCGTCTCCAATTCCTCAGGCTGTTCCCACATCATTTGCTCCTTCACAGGTTCCTCAACCGGCAGCAGCACCCAATCTGCCATCAGGCCAGTCGAACTTTTTTATGCAACCGGCATCAGGGGCTGGTATTGATAGCTTGTCTGGGGTTCCTACACAGAATGGAGCGCCATCCTACTTTCCTTCACAGCCTTCTCAACTCACAGCCCTGGCAAATCAACAACTATCTCAGCCAAACTTCCTCCCACAAACTGGGACATCAGCTCCACAGCCAGCTTTGATTTCTCGGGGGTCATCTCAGCCTCTTGGTGTGCCAAATTCAATGCCTTCTGGTGCCAACTTTTCATTGCAGTTAAGTTCAGCATCTCCCCCAGAAACAATCATCTCGGCTTTGCAAGTTAGTCAGACTGAGCCAGTGAAGAAATTCGAGCCCAGATCTACAGTTTGGGCAGATACATTGAGCCGAGGTCTAGTCGATCTGAATATTTCTGGAC CAAAAGCAAATCCACATGCTGATATTGGAGTTGACTTTGATTCAATCAATCGCAAGGAAAAACGGCAAGAAAAGAAAACCAATCAACCGCCTTTGGTGTCTACAGTCACCATGGGCAAAGCCATGGGAGCTGGTTCCGGCATTGGGCGGGCTGGTGCGGGTGTCGTGGCACCTCCTTCCAACCCAATGGGTGCAGGCAGGGGCATGGGTATGGGTGCCGGTTATGGTGGCGGAATGGGAATGAACCGGCCAATGGGGATGGGAATGGGAATGGGGATGATCCAACAACAACCGATGGGAATGGGAATGGGGATGATCCAACAACAACCGATGGGGATGAACCAGGGGATGCCGATGCGGCCTCCTATGGGGATGGGTCCTGGTGGAATGCCCGGTGGTGGCTACAATCCAATGGGTACCGCATACGGTGGTCAGCAGCCATATGGTGGGTACAGGTGA
- the LOC133920329 gene encoding uncharacterized protein LOC133920329 yields the protein MGITRAHIVKNDSLEGILGDYVGGKGGGRSTRGAKHSTRLVGALTCVQFGFAIYATFLLYYMSPAVDLRVKPDLAWATRIAQHWKQLIATQPGGDSPPLSPQEVCEHESIDFEQKKSTDEVMIRLKRELYDEVLAFQQRSFGAETLPELLRMRSRWSASGPNVPRVTVILNHFKRRTLCAQLDQLRRQTLPFHRAWVLSFGSPNEASLRRIVESYNDSRVSFVSSGYDFKYYGRFQMALQSESDFVYVLDDDMIPGTRMLEILCHVGGTDKYGNAVLGSIGRILPFRQKDFTFPSYRKFRSREAGLYLPDPAYDITVDRIVQVDFLSSSWFLPADLVKSLFIETPFTFMTGEDLHLSYQLQKYMGAGSFVLPVDPADKETWGDSEHRLAYVSETTVIFKDIVQVRDEQWWRALTSGYVTQWAAMNPQKVDALFYAHSLGEVRALAPLLEKFRTTPGRKAFLVVSGGGHCPCEEAATVLKWPKVVCKERRFKIFDLGIGSLSGPSRSEVPVLQAVYASMRGLVRMHNPSVIVTLADVDGKVKDALRMAADAAVNRTALVLLPRSSVSKVLWMATLKPASLPNWNRMRISVNIITQNRAKSLLRLLTSLRNAFYLGDEVPISFNMDSRVDAATLKVVSSFDWPHGPKTLRRRIIQGGLIRAVSESWYPSSDDDYGLLLEDDIEVSPYYYLWVKYALLAYRYDPSVSLPELSSISLYTPRLVEVVKERPKWNATEFFKKVHPNTPYLHQLPCSWGAVFFPKHWREFYAYMAARFTEDAKKNPVQIPRSRTNGWQASWKKFLIDMMYLRGYLSLYPNFPNQTSFSTNHMEPGAHISAKDNVLKHDKTDFEVPLVQGDFSLLLPMGKMPPASKLPVLNLFNQAVSMKGLKAAGAKLGQDVISCEAKELVTVDHITGLPTNCTAF from the exons ATGGGCATCACCCGCGCGCACATCGTCAAGAATGACTCCCTCGAGGGCATTCTCGGCGACTACGTCGGCGGCAAGGGCGGTGGAAGGTCCACGCGCGGGGCGAAGCACTCTACACGGCTGGTGGGCGCGCTGACGTGCGTCCAGTTCGGTTTCGCCATCTACGCCACCTTCCTCCTCTACTACATGAGCCCCGCCGTGGACCTCCGCGTCAAGCCGGACCTGGCGTGGGCGACCCGCATCGCGCAGCACTGGAAGCAGCTCATCGCCACGCAACCCGGGGGGGACTCGCCGCCGTTGTCCCCACAGGAGGTGTGCGAGCACGAGAGCATCGACTTCGAGCAGAAGAAGTCGACGGACGAGGTCATGATCCGCCTCAAGCGGGAGCTCTACGACGAGGTGCTCGCGTTCCAGCAGCGCAGCTTCGGCGCCGAGACGCTCCCAGAGTTGCTCCGGATGCGGTCGCGGTGGAGCGCGTCGGGCCCCAACGTGCCGCGCGTCACCGTGATCCTCAACCACTTCAAGCGGCGCACGCTGTGCGCGCAGCTGGACCAGCTGCGGCGGCAGACGCTGCCGTTCCACCGCGCGTGGGTGCTCTCCTTCGGAAGCCCCAACGAGGCGTCGCTCCGCCGcatcgtcgagagctacaacgACTCGCGCGTCAGCTTCGTCTCCTCCGGCTACGACTTCAAATACTACGGCCGCTTCCAGATGGCGCTGCAGTCCGAGTCCGACTTCGTCTACGTCCTCGACGACGACATGATCCCGGGCACCCGGATGCTGGAGATTCTCTGCCACGTCGGCGGCACCGACAAGTACGGTAACGCCGTGCTCGGCAGCATCGGCCGCATCCTGCCCTTCCGGCAGAAGGACTTCACCTTCCCGAGCTACCGCAAGTTCCGGTCCAGGGAGGCCGGCCTCTACCTCCCCGACCCGGCCTACGACATCACCGTTGACCGAATCGTGCAGGTGGACTTCCTTTCCAGCTCATGGTTCCTCCCCGCCGACCTCGTCAAGTCGCTCTTCATCGAGACGCCATTCACCTTCATGACCGGCGAGGACCTGCACCTCAGTTACCAGCTGCAGAAGTACATGGGCGCCGGCTCCTTCGTGCTTCCCGTCGACCCCGCCGACAAAGAAACGTGGGGGGACAGCGAGCATCGCCTCGCCTACGTCTCCGAGACGACCGTCATCTTCAAGGATATCGTGCAGGTGCGGGATGAGCAGTGGTGGCGCGCGCTCACCTCCGGCTACGTCACGCAGTGGGCGGCCATGAACCCGCAGAAGGTGGACGCGCTCTTCTACGCGCACTCGCTCGGCGAGGTCAGGGCACTGGCGCCGCTGCTCGAGAAGTTCCGCACCACGCCCGGCCGCAAGGCGTTCCTCGTCGTGTCCGGCGGTGGGCACTGCCCCTGCGAGGAGGCCGCGACGGTGCTCAAGTGGCCCAAGGTGGTGTGCAAGGAGAGGAGGTTCAAGATCTTCGACCTCGGAATCGGTTCGCTGTCCGGGCCGTCGCGCTCTGAGGTCCCCGTGCTGCAGGCCGTGTACGCCAGCATGCGTGGCCTCGTCCGGATGCACAACCCCAGCGTGATCGTCACCCTGGCTGACGTCGACGGCAAGGTGAAGGACGCGCTCCGCATGGCCGCCGACGCTGCCGTGAACCGCACCGCGCTCGTCCTCCTCCCGAGGAGCTCCGTATCCAAGGTGCTCTGGATGGCCACCCTCAAGCCCGCCTCACTGCCAA ACTGGAACCGGATGCGGATCTCGGTGAACATCATCACGCAGAACCGCGCTAAATCGCTGCTGCGGCTGCTGACCTCGCTGCGTAACGCCTTCTACCTGGGCGACGAGGTGCCCATCAGCTTCAACATGGACAGCCGCGTGGACGCGGCGACGCTCAAGGTGGTGAGCTCCTTTGACTGGCCGCACGGGCCCAAGACGCTCCGCCGGCGCATCATCCAGGGCGGCCTGATCCGCGCCGTGAGCGAGAGCTGGTACCCGTCGTCCGACGACGACTACGGCCTCCTCCTGGAGGACGACATCGAGGTGTCCCCCTACTACTACCTGTGGGTGAAGTACGCGCTGCTCGCCTACCGCTACGACCCCTCCGTGTCGCTGCCGGAGTTGTCGTCCATCTCGCTCTACACGCCGCGCCTGGTGGAGGTGGTGAAGGAGCGGCCCAAGTGGAACGCCACCGAGTTCTTCAAGAAGGTGCACCCCAACACGCCGTACCTGCACCAGCTGCCCTGCAGCTGGGGCGCCGTCTTCTTCCCCAAGCACTGGCGCGAGTTCTACGCGTACATGGCGGCGCGCTTCACCGAGGACGCGAAGAAGAACCCCGTGCAGATCCCGCGGTCGCGCACCAACGGCTGGCAGGCGTCGTGGAAGAAGTTCCTGATCGACATGATGTACCTGCGCGGGTACCTGAGCCTGTACCCCAACTTCCCCAACCAGACCAGCTTCTCCACCAACCACATGGAGCCCGGCGCGCACATCAGCGCCAAGGACAACGTCCTTAAGCACGACAAGACGGACTTCGAGGTGCCGCTCGTCCAAGGCGACTTCTCGCTGCTGCTGCCCATGGGAAAGATGCCGCCGGCGTCCAAGCTGCCCGTGCTCAACCTCTTCAACCAGGCCGTGTCCATGAAGGGACTCAAGGCCGCAGGCGCCAAGCTCGGACAGGACGTCATCAGCTGCGAGGCCAAGGAGCTCGTCACCGTCGATCACATCACCGGATTGCCCACAAACTGCACCGCCTTCTGA